The sequence AGAAAGAGACTTGTGATATCATCCAAGTCTCCCCATCTTCAAAACCCTAATTAAATAATGTCCATGAAAGGGGTCTCATCAGCAGAACCAGATAAAATCTCTAAGAAAATATCTTTCCACAAGCGCAACGATGCTCACTCGGGCGAGCTTGACGTGTTCGAGGCCGCCATGTACTTCTCCGGCTACAACGAGTTCTCCTCCTGCGACCATAGACACTCACATAAGCATGGCTATAACGCCGCAAGAGAGGAGAATCGAAGGAGATGGGGAATATTAGGAGGAGGCAGAAGAATAAGCTTGGATTTGCCGATTAGATGTTCAGAGCAGGTGCATCATCTTCACCAAGACCATCTTGAGAAGCCAGAAGTCAAAGCAATCAAAGAGAGGACTAGTAACGTGAGATACAAGCAACCAAGCTCACCGGGTGGGAAAATCGTCAGCTTCTTGAACTCTTTGTTTCATCAAGCGGGTTCGAAGAAGAACAAGTCGAAGTCAAAGCCAACGGAACGAGAAGTCGAAGAGGAGATCCATGGAGGAGGAtggatgaggaggaggaggagaagtaGTATCAGCCATTTCTTGAGTTCAAGCAGATCTAATTCAACCACCACAACGACATCATCGTCATCAAAGTCTCTGTTGTCATCTTCAAGCTCGGGTTTCAGAACTCCTCCTCCATATTCAAACACTCCCACCAAGAACTACAAGCAGTTCTTGAATTTCACTTCCGCCACAAACCAAGTGGAAGTCCTAgaggaaaagaaaataaacaaagagTTATCTTGGCTTGATGAGAAACTTAACGTGATGGAGAGCCTCTCAGAGAAAAAGAAGGTTTGGGGTGACCatgatgatgatgc comes from Brassica rapa cultivar Chiifu-401-42 chromosome A02, CAAS_Brap_v3.01, whole genome shotgun sequence and encodes:
- the LOC103852553 gene encoding protein BIG GRAIN 1-like E, coding for MSMKGVSSAEPDKISKKISFHKRNDAHSGELDVFEAAMYFSGYNEFSSCDHRHSHKHGYNAAREENRRRWGILGGGRRISLDLPIRCSEQVHHLHQDHLEKPEVKAIKERTSNVRYKQPSSPGGKIVSFLNSLFHQAGSKKNKSKSKPTEREVEEEIHGGGWMRRRRRSSISHFLSSSRSNSTTTTTSSSSKSLLSSSSSGFRTPPPYSNTPTKNYKQFLNFTSATNQVEVLEEKKINKELSWLDEKLNVMESLSEKKKVWGDHDDDADDDRRIKREGDDDDGMESDSSSDLFELQNYELSRGGLPVYETTNVANINNTPL